The following nucleotide sequence is from Syntrophorhabdaceae bacterium.
TGCCCCCGGCATGACTCGAACATGCGGCACATGGATTAGGAATCCATTGCTCTATCCACCTGAGCTACGGGGGCAAGGTGACTGATTATAAACGTTTATCGATCTCTTTTCAATAAAAACCATCTCTCAGCCCCCGCGATTGCTTGCTGAAAGAACAATATCAACGCCAACTTCCGTTGACTTGGCCGTAAAATTCTGATATATTTGGAGTTCCAAAGAGGCATGTAAGCCTTTCACTTATTTTCGGTCACTCAATGCATGCTTCTCGCTTCAGAAAGGAGAACCCTTTCGTACAATGAACATAAACCCCACATCACTCAGGTTCCGCACTACACACAGGAGGTATTACCATGGGTAAAGTTGAAGTCTTCGAAAACAAACGCCCCGTTCTTGGGATTAACAGCCTTGGAAGGATAGGAAAGCTGACGCTGTGGCATCACGTCGGTCGGAAATACTTTCAGGAGATCGTTATCAACCTCGGTCGTGACGTAGGCAACGGCATCCCCGCAATCGCCCAGATCATCGAGAAGGATGCGACGTATGGCAGCATCCATCGTTTCCTCTATGGGATCAAATCAAAGAGGATCATCGAGATCGTGGACGAGAAGAAGGGAAAGCTCCTCATTGACGGCATCCCGGTCACCATTCTCAGGGAAAACCGCAACCCCGCCGAGATAGCATGGCGCGACCATTCTGTGGACCTCGTCGTCGAGTGCACCGGTAAATTTCAAGACCCGACCGTTCCCGCTGACGACAAGGGCGGATCCCTAAAAGGACACCTTGCAAGCGGTGCCAGAGCGGTCATCAATTCATCGGCATTTAAGATCAAGAACAAGGCTTTGCCTACCCCCGATGATTGCGTCACCCTTATCTATGGCATCAACCACACCGCCTTCGACTATAAAAAGCACAAGATAGTATCCGCGGCATCCTGTACCACAACGGGTCTTGCCCACATGATAAAGCCCCTTCTCAACAACGCGGCCACGAGCAAGATCCTCACGGCCTCGATGTCGACGATTCATGCCGTTACCAATACCCAGAGCATCCTCGACAAGACCCCGAAAGCGGGAGAAAAGGACCTGAGGAAAAACCGCAGTACCCTCAACAACATCATACTCACCTCCACGAACGCCGCGGCGGCTCTCATTCAGGTCATACCGGAGGTGAAGGACATCGGGTTCATGGCCGATTCCATACGGGTCCCGACCAATACGGAATCACTCATCGTCCTTAACCTTACCTTCCAGACCCGCGCGGGTAAGGAAGGTCGGAAGGAATCCGTTACCACCAAGATGCTCAACGATATCTACCAGAAGGCCGCGGACAGCGACCCGGAACACCTCGTCATCTTCACAATGGAACAGAACGTCTCCACGGATCTCATTGGTATGGATGCAGCCATCGTCATCGAAGGTCAGTTCAACCACACGAGAACCGCTTTTATCGATGTCGATGTCGCCGGCATCCCCAACGTGCCAGAAGAACTTGTGAAGGCAGCGCCTCAGGGCAACATACGAGTCCCCGTCGTCCATGCAAAGATCTTTGGATGGTATGATAACGAATACGGCAGCTATACCAACAGAATGGGTGACCTCGCCGTATACGTGCATAAAAGCATGGCCTAACGGCTCGTTTCAGGCTTCAGAAAAAGGACGCAGTGGCTCCGGATGGTAATGTCTGGAGCCACTTTGTTGTATTCCAGCAGAGTTTGTGATGCCGAGCGATATGGCGGTGAAACTTACTCGAGGAATGCACGGGTCAGGTCACAGGACTTCCGCCTTGTCTTGACCCCTGAAACTTGAAACCTTCTTCTAGAGCGTTATCTTGTAGGATTCCTCTTTTTCTATCTCGTGCTTGCCGACGTAGACGGCGCCGGTCCAGCCGTCTATGCTGATGAAATCCCCGCCCTTGATGACCTTTTCCTCACAGATGCTGTAGGCCTCGTTCTCATAAACATGGAGCTTGCTGAAACCAACAACTCCCACCTTGTTGAGCTGGGGGATGGTGACAGCGGCGTGAGAGGTGCCGCCCCCCCGGGCCGTGAGGATGCCTTCCACCTTAAGGATGATACCCACATCGTCGGGCACGGTGTCGGGCCTGATGAGGATAAGGGGCTCCTTGTCGTCTTTGCGGCGATAGTGTTCTATCTCTTCCTCAGAATAGACAACGCGGCCGGCAAGCGCCCCCCCGCTCACCCCTATCCCGATACCGAGCTGCGATCTCTCAAGCTCGGGACTGTCCTTGAATGAGAGGACCTTTCCCGCTCCCCGCTGGACCATGTCGCGCGTCTGAAGGATATAGAGGCCCTTCGGTGTTGCCGTTTCGAAAGTGAATTCAATCTCCTGATGATTGAACCGCTTTTCATATACGAGAAACTCGGCGATCCGCACCAGCTCTCCGTATATGTCGGGAAATCGTTTTTGAAGCGAGATCACTGACGGTCTCATCTCTGAAACCCTTTGCTTCTCCGATATGGGGTACGTCTCCACGAGGCCGGAGACTATGTCGTCACCCTGGACGCCGAATATGAAATCGCCGTAGAGAACGACATTCTGTGACGATCCCCGGGGATCGCGCGTGAATATGACGCCCGACCCGGAGTTCTCGTTGAGGTTACCGAAGACCATCGCCTGGACGATGACTGCGGTGCCCCACTCGTCGGACACATGCATCTGATGGCGGTATATACGTGCCTGCTGGGAATACCACGAACCGAAGACCAGCATGATGGCTTCCTGGAGCTGCTTGTGAGGATCGTTGCTGATGATGATGCCCCGGTCCTCCATGGCCTTCTTGTATGAAAGAGCGAGCTGTCTCATCTGGTCGGGCTCGAACTCGATCTTCTTGGAGACCCCGTACCGGGCTTTGTAGCTGTTCATGACCTCATCGAAAATGTTCCTCTCCAGACCCTGGAACATTCCCCAGGTCTGCAGGAACCTCCGGTACGAATCCCAGGCGGCCCAGCGGTATTCCGGGAACCTGCTCAGTCCATCGGCTATCGTTTCGTTGAGTCCCACGTTCAGAAAGGAGTGCATCATGCCCGGCAGGGAAATGGTGGCGCCGCTGCGGACGGACAGCAAAAGAGGGTTCCGCGGGTTGCCGAACTTCTTCCCCGTCGCGTGTTCCAGGGCCTGGATCTCGCTGAAGATGCGGGAGCTGAGGTCCTTGAAGATATACTTGTACCCGATGACGGCCTCGTACCCACGGAAGACCTCCGTCGTGATGATGAAACCGGACGGTACGGGAAAACCCAGAGACGCCATCTCTTTCAGAAAATATCCCTTGTTCCCTATGAGGATCTGGTTGTCGATCTCCTTTCTCTTCTTGTAGATGGGAGAGATGGTCAGCTCCGGGATGTAGGCCATGACAAGGTTCAGGATCTGTTTGTTGTCCTTGAACTTCTCCACTTCCTGTCCCAGGGCCCTGATGATGGAGTTTATGAAATTATCGAAGACCTGGAGCCCAAAAGCGGAACCTATGATGGAACGGATAAAATTCTCCGACTGGCGGTAAACCGCCTCCTGCAGGGATTGTTCCGCCTCGCCGTCCCCGCGGCCCTGTGAGGACATGATCTGGCCGATGATGACGGGCAGGTTCATCGTGTGGGAATCGATGTAGTAGTCCCGGATGATGTCTTGTATCTGCTTCGAGATGAACTGGAATATGTCTATATACTGATCGATGGAGAACTGCCGTATCTGCAGGGCCGCCGTGATGTATCTCATCTTCGACACAAGACCTTCCGTCGCCACGCCGTCCACATCCAGGGCCTTTACGTAGAGCCACAGGTATTCGTGGATTCTCATAAGGGTGCTCTTTGTTATGAACTTGAGATTAAGCGACTGGATGAGTTTGTCAAAGAGCACGGTGGCGAGGCTCTCAAGGCGAAAAGTGAGCCCCATGGCCTCAAACTTTTCTTCGCGGTATGTTCCATACATGGATGGTATGCCGGCCGCTATATGCCTCTTGTGGTAGATGTTCTCGAAGTAATCCGTCTTGATGGGCGAGAGGATCCTCTCCTTGAGACCTGACAGCATGTCCAGCGTTACGTTAAGCGCCGCATAGTGATCCTTCTTCTTCAGGGCCCTTTTCAGCGAACGAATCCTCGGGATCTCCACAATGCACGATATCTCAAGGTCCCGCAGGAGGTCGATGTGCTGATGGTTATACTTTTTGTATATGAGCTGGTAGTACCGGAGCATGAGTCGCGCCCTCTCTCGCTCCCTGTCACTGATCCTGCGTATGCCCTTTACCTCCTTTGTGATCCTTGACGCGTCCCATTCGAGAAAATTCCTGGGGTCTTCCTTTGCGCGGATGAGAAGGTTCTTGAAGGTGATGTGAAGTTCATCGAAGAACTCGCCTTCATTCCGGACCTGGTCGAAGACCTCCTGGGGAAGATGGGGTTTTATATAGGCCTTCTCTCCCGTGGCCCAGTACCGGAAGATGTCTTCCGTAAAAGGGACGAGAAGGCTGTTGCTTTCCACGTGCGACTGTTTCCTGAGGAAGAATATAAGCTTGTCATTGCGGGCCGAGAGTTCGTCGACATTGGTTGATGTCTCCCTGAGCTCGCCTTCTGCGCCTATCTCCGTAAAAAAGATGGGGAAAAGCCGAAGAAGCTGTTTCACCAGATTGTAGGAGGGGGTGATGCCCGAGTTCAGGAACGCCGAGATCTCCTTCTGAAAGAGATCGGTGTCCTTGACGAAGACGCCTTGCAGGTTCAGGTTTATGACGAGAGCGGACAGAAGCCTCTTCGTCCATCTTGGCCGGAAGGCGACTATCCTGAGCCAGGATCTGATATTCTCGATGTGTGACGGGTTGGCCCTTATCTGCCAATCGGAGGTGGAGCCTTCGATATCGGGATACTGGAATCCAAAACCGATCAGTTCCTCGATGAAGGAATCGACCAGCGGGTGATTGTTCTGGTCGAAGACACCCTTTGCAAGGGTCGTGATGCAGTCGATTATCTTCGACTGGAACTGGCTGCGGCCGATGGTCCTCCTCATGGAGGTGAAAACCCTTCTCACAAATTCCTGGAGGTCCTGATCCTTTGTCTGTTGAAAGACCTTTCCCAGGCATCTGTTGATCTCGATGAGGCCCGAGGCGTGGATGTCGATGAGGCCCGGGACATTCAGTGCGTGAAAGAGGAAATCGAGCTTGACGAGAAAACTTCTGCCCGCAAAGACCTCGGACCGCTCCAGGTCATCGGCGACGAGGAGATACCCGTTGGTTATCTGGAAATAGTCGGGCATATCGAGATAGTCCCAGATGCCCCTGTCCGACGAGGCCGCTGTTTCGCTGTGAAGGGCATCGAGCCGGTCGAGAAGCTCCCCCATATAACCGTGGCTCAAGGGAGCTACAAGCCTGTGGAACTCCGCCAGGGCCGATCCATCATCACCGTCGGAGACATACCACCCTGACGGATCCGGCTGGGTCGTCCAGAAATCGTACGTCTCCCGGAACATGATGTAGAGAAGGTCCCTGAGAACCTGGAAATCGATGGCGCGATTCTGCTCCCGAAGAAGGCCCACCGTTACCTTGAGGTATGTCGAGGATTTCCTGAGGAAGGGATGCTCTCCTTTCCGGGCAAATTCAAGGAGCGATGAAAAGATAAGGGAGATAAGGTACATATTCCTTTCCAGCTTCTCCTGACTCTTACCGATCACCGTATTGATGAACTCGAAGAGATACCGGACGGCGCTGTCCTGGACGCGTTCGTCCCTGGCGGTGGAAATGGTGCTTATGTATATATCGGAAAGAAGCCGCAGTCCCTCCAAACCCTCGTCGTGGCGATTGAAATCGTAAAAATCGCCGATCGAAAGCCCCTTGAGCCGCGTCAGGACATATTCCCAATTGACGAAGGGATGGTTCAGCTCAACAAGAAGGTCCTCAAGCCGCCTGAGGATACCATAATGCCCTTCCATGATACCCATGAGTACCCGGTACTTTTCGGGTATCTCGACGGTTGCTTTTGTTCTCTCGAGATTGATCTCAAGCGCCGTTGATTTGAATGTATTGTCTGTGCTATCCATGACAGATAGATTAAAGGAAAAACAGAAAAACGTAAAGAATGAAAAGACTGATCCATCCTCGACATTCAAGGCTCCTGGCTGAATAGAACTCAGGACCTGGAACGCTATTTCTTCCTTGTCACCTCGATCACCGTGACCTCGGGCGGTGCGAGGAACCGTATCGGCGGGCCCCATGTTCCGGTCCCCCTGCTGACGTAAAGCATGGAATTCTTCTCCAGCAAATAGAGGCCCGCCACCATTGGGAATGATATCTGGGTCACATATTTGAAGGGATATATC
It contains:
- a CDS encoding glyceraldehyde 3-phosphate dehydrogenase NAD-binding domain-containing protein translates to MGKVEVFENKRPVLGINSLGRIGKLTLWHHVGRKYFQEIVINLGRDVGNGIPAIAQIIEKDATYGSIHRFLYGIKSKRIIEIVDEKKGKLLIDGIPVTILRENRNPAEIAWRDHSVDLVVECTGKFQDPTVPADDKGGSLKGHLASGARAVINSSAFKIKNKALPTPDDCVTLIYGINHTAFDYKKHKIVSAASCTTTGLAHMIKPLLNNAATSKILTASMSTIHAVTNTQSILDKTPKAGEKDLRKNRSTLNNIILTSTNAAAALIQVIPEVKDIGFMADSIRVPTNTESLIVLNLTFQTRAGKEGRKESVTTKMLNDIYQKAADSDPEHLVIFTMEQNVSTDLIGMDAAIVIEGQFNHTRTAFIDVDVAGIPNVPEELVKAAPQGNIRVPVVHAKIFGWYDNEYGSYTNRMGDLAVYVHKSMA
- a CDS encoding PEP/pyruvate-binding domain-containing protein, coding for MDSTDNTFKSTALEINLERTKATVEIPEKYRVLMGIMEGHYGILRRLEDLLVELNHPFVNWEYVLTRLKGLSIGDFYDFNRHDEGLEGLRLLSDIYISTISTARDERVQDSAVRYLFEFINTVIGKSQEKLERNMYLISLIFSSLLEFARKGEHPFLRKSSTYLKVTVGLLREQNRAIDFQVLRDLLYIMFRETYDFWTTQPDPSGWYVSDGDDGSALAEFHRLVAPLSHGYMGELLDRLDALHSETAASSDRGIWDYLDMPDYFQITNGYLLVADDLERSEVFAGRSFLVKLDFLFHALNVPGLIDIHASGLIEINRCLGKVFQQTKDQDLQEFVRRVFTSMRRTIGRSQFQSKIIDCITTLAKGVFDQNNHPLVDSFIEELIGFGFQYPDIEGSTSDWQIRANPSHIENIRSWLRIVAFRPRWTKRLLSALVINLNLQGVFVKDTDLFQKEISAFLNSGITPSYNLVKQLLRLFPIFFTEIGAEGELRETSTNVDELSARNDKLIFFLRKQSHVESNSLLVPFTEDIFRYWATGEKAYIKPHLPQEVFDQVRNEGEFFDELHITFKNLLIRAKEDPRNFLEWDASRITKEVKGIRRISDRERERARLMLRYYQLIYKKYNHQHIDLLRDLEISCIVEIPRIRSLKRALKKKDHYAALNVTLDMLSGLKERILSPIKTDYFENIYHKRHIAAGIPSMYGTYREEKFEAMGLTFRLESLATVLFDKLIQSLNLKFITKSTLMRIHEYLWLYVKALDVDGVATEGLVSKMRYITAALQIRQFSIDQYIDIFQFISKQIQDIIRDYYIDSHTMNLPVIIGQIMSSQGRGDGEAEQSLQEAVYRQSENFIRSIIGSAFGLQVFDNFINSIIRALGQEVEKFKDNKQILNLVMAYIPELTISPIYKKRKEIDNQILIGNKGYFLKEMASLGFPVPSGFIITTEVFRGYEAVIGYKYIFKDLSSRIFSEIQALEHATGKKFGNPRNPLLLSVRSGATISLPGMMHSFLNVGLNETIADGLSRFPEYRWAAWDSYRRFLQTWGMFQGLERNIFDEVMNSYKARYGVSKKIEFEPDQMRQLALSYKKAMEDRGIIISNDPHKQLQEAIMLVFGSWYSQQARIYRHQMHVSDEWGTAVIVQAMVFGNLNENSGSGVIFTRDPRGSSQNVVLYGDFIFGVQGDDIVSGLVETYPISEKQRVSEMRPSVISLQKRFPDIYGELVRIAEFLVYEKRFNHQEIEFTFETATPKGLYILQTRDMVQRGAGKVLSFKDSPELERSQLGIGIGVSGGALAGRVVYSEEEIEHYRRKDDKEPLILIRPDTVPDDVGIILKVEGILTARGGGTSHAAVTIPQLNKVGVVGFSKLHVYENEAYSICEEKVIKGGDFISIDGWTGAVYVGKHEIEKEESYKITL